The Nocardioides sp. S5 genome includes a window with the following:
- a CDS encoding FtsX-like permease family protein, protein MIQLFGAIVRGLRSRALLSAGSVLLTALAIGSAVLGPVFSEAVTNSYVVTRLQESPPGLTGLSRVYTPDSGVAIEQAERDAVAASDALTTGPWQEPVVTAQSERFSALRGVVTFWSRADACEVLEVEGRCPERQGEVLMLAADVEKTGAEIGRPLPLAIFETPGVAALDLPRPGLEEVVVVGTYDTPSTGADWLIPGRLTSTNEQESIRGGYQPYAPAPLITTDDTVTAVGAWTVRVDTRLDVPADLTPAELDEAAAAAGAVPPDTDVEVEGGTLRADDTNSLADVVGEVRFQQSTARSSIAPAVLSLVLVALALLMRLLNAASELRVPELALASLRGVTARKLWGLGLAEPLTLLLLATPLGIAFGLGLSVVLVRSWLVPGLPLPLPAASWVAAGLVLLASFAVACVAVGLVVRESLASQLSGVRRPVAARRWSVIAQLTLVALAVATLASKLSASGPGEPDATDLVLPVLLAVVAGLAATKLIAVLATWWTRRSRGRSLSGFVSSRAISRRQEGTLVILPITAAIAVAVFGAGVYDSAATWRTSVAATASPAQTTWSTTLSMSEAIDLTRRIDPEGEWIMAAASVTNPGANFSVVDSSRLARVATWPPTWSPGRDVEQVAEQIAPDGLVPTVEGRRLSLTVDNRTDMDDDLSVEVRFGTRAGVPLKVYLGPFPAGVTTRSARLPQCAEGCPLEGMTLGGGAGTNTRMSGTLRLVGIEVDGAPVEGGIEGAGWRATPDAAVKTSITDLQEVDGTLEMAVDTGESVGMARLTSGGLSRDRPALAGPGVQQRALDRLDEGYGLIPVDTLGGIGAVEGMPFTGPSGLLVDYSSFITDRPVFDNLFTTRVLAREGTPASVTEQLSEAGLSVATTLAQERQVLDQSAYALALRLYGVVAALVLVMALAGLFVSAAVQLPARRRDAAALRVVGVPRGAVMVAVVRELAVVLGSAAVAGILAGSLAQWVVLRTITLGYADDPTTPALVAAISPLRLVVLALLAAAVFGAVALISASMTVRGARGATLRESAR, encoded by the coding sequence ATGATCCAGCTCTTCGGCGCCATCGTGCGCGGCCTGCGGTCGCGGGCCCTGCTCTCGGCGGGCTCGGTGCTGCTGACGGCCCTCGCGATCGGCTCGGCGGTGCTCGGGCCGGTCTTCTCCGAGGCCGTCACCAACTCCTACGTCGTCACCCGCCTCCAGGAGTCGCCGCCCGGTCTCACCGGCCTGAGCCGCGTCTACACCCCCGACTCCGGGGTCGCGATCGAGCAGGCCGAGCGAGACGCGGTCGCGGCGTCCGACGCGCTGACGACCGGGCCCTGGCAGGAGCCGGTGGTGACGGCGCAGTCCGAGCGGTTCAGCGCGCTGCGCGGCGTGGTGACCTTCTGGTCACGCGCCGACGCGTGCGAGGTCCTCGAGGTGGAGGGGCGCTGCCCCGAGCGGCAGGGCGAGGTGCTGATGCTCGCCGCCGATGTCGAGAAGACCGGCGCCGAGATCGGTCGCCCGCTCCCGCTCGCCATCTTCGAGACCCCCGGCGTCGCTGCCCTCGACCTCCCGCGCCCGGGCCTCGAGGAAGTCGTCGTGGTCGGCACCTACGACACCCCGAGCACGGGTGCCGACTGGCTGATCCCCGGCCGGCTGACCAGCACCAACGAGCAGGAGAGCATCCGCGGGGGCTACCAGCCCTACGCCCCCGCCCCCCTCATCACCACCGACGACACCGTCACCGCGGTCGGCGCGTGGACGGTCCGCGTCGACACGCGTCTCGACGTGCCGGCCGACCTGACACCGGCCGAGCTCGACGAGGCCGCCGCCGCAGCCGGTGCCGTGCCGCCGGACACCGACGTCGAGGTCGAGGGCGGCACGCTGCGCGCCGACGACACCAACTCGCTCGCCGACGTCGTCGGGGAGGTCCGCTTCCAGCAGTCCACCGCCCGCAGCTCGATCGCACCGGCGGTGCTGTCCCTGGTCCTCGTCGCGCTCGCGCTGCTGATGCGCCTGCTCAACGCCGCGAGCGAGCTGCGCGTCCCCGAGCTCGCGCTCGCCTCCCTGCGCGGTGTCACGGCCCGCAAGCTGTGGGGCCTGGGCCTGGCCGAGCCGCTCACCCTGCTCCTGCTCGCCACGCCGCTCGGCATCGCCTTCGGCCTCGGGCTGTCGGTGGTGCTCGTGCGCAGCTGGCTGGTGCCGGGGCTGCCGTTGCCGCTCCCGGCGGCGAGCTGGGTCGCGGCCGGCCTGGTGCTGCTCGCGTCCTTCGCCGTCGCGTGCGTCGCAGTGGGCCTGGTGGTGCGCGAGTCGCTTGCCTCCCAGCTCAGCGGCGTACGCCGTCCGGTCGCCGCGCGCCGCTGGTCGGTCATCGCCCAGCTCACCCTCGTCGCCCTCGCCGTCGCGACGCTGGCCAGCAAGCTGTCGGCGAGCGGGCCCGGCGAGCCCGACGCCACCGATCTGGTCCTGCCGGTGCTGCTCGCGGTGGTCGCGGGCCTGGCCGCGACGAAGCTCATCGCCGTGCTCGCCACCTGGTGGACCAGGCGCTCGCGTGGTCGCTCGCTCAGCGGCTTCGTGTCCTCGCGCGCGATCTCGCGCCGCCAGGAGGGCACGCTGGTGATCCTGCCGATCACCGCCGCGATCGCGGTGGCCGTCTTCGGTGCCGGCGTCTACGACTCCGCGGCCACCTGGCGCACCAGTGTCGCCGCGACCGCCTCGCCGGCCCAGACCACCTGGTCCACCACCCTCAGCATGTCGGAGGCGATCGACCTCACCCGCCGGATCGACCCCGAGGGCGAGTGGATCATGGCGGCGGCGAGCGTCACCAACCCCGGCGCCAACTTCTCCGTCGTCGACAGCAGCCGGCTCGCGCGGGTCGCGACCTGGCCCCCGACCTGGAGCCCGGGCCGCGACGTCGAGCAGGTCGCCGAGCAGATCGCCCCCGACGGCCTGGTGCCGACGGTCGAGGGCCGGCGGCTCAGCCTCACCGTCGACAACCGGACCGACATGGACGACGACCTGTCGGTCGAGGTCCGGTTCGGCACCCGCGCCGGGGTCCCGCTCAAGGTCTACCTCGGTCCCTTCCCCGCGGGCGTCACCACCCGCTCGGCGCGACTCCCGCAGTGCGCCGAGGGCTGCCCGCTCGAGGGGATGACGCTCGGCGGCGGCGCCGGCACCAACACCCGGATGTCCGGCACCCTGCGGCTGGTCGGCATCGAGGTCGACGGGGCGCCCGTCGAGGGCGGCATCGAGGGCGCCGGCTGGCGGGCCACCCCCGACGCGGCCGTGAAGACGTCCATCACCGACCTGCAGGAGGTCGACGGCACCCTGGAGATGGCCGTCGACACCGGCGAGTCCGTCGGCATGGCCCGCCTCACCTCCGGCGGCCTGTCCCGCGACCGGCCCGCGCTGGCCGGCCCCGGTGTGCAGCAGCGCGCCCTCGACCGCCTCGACGAGGGCTACGGCCTGATCCCGGTCGACACCCTCGGCGGCATCGGCGCCGTGGAGGGCATGCCCTTCACGGGACCGTCGGGCCTGCTGGTCGACTACTCCTCCTTCATCACCGACCGCCCGGTCTTCGACAACCTCTTCACCACCCGCGTCCTGGCCCGCGAGGGCACGCCGGCGTCGGTGACCGAGCAGCTCTCCGAGGCGGGGCTCAGCGTCGCCACGACCCTGGCGCAGGAGCGGCAGGTGCTCGACCAGAGCGCGTACGCCCTCGCGCTGCGCCTCTACGGCGTGGTCGCCGCGCTGGTGCTGGTAATGGCGCTGGCCGGCCTCTTCGTGAGCGCGGCCGTGCAGCTCCCGGCCCGCCGCCGCGACGCCGCGGCGCTGCGCGTGGTCGGCGTACCCCGCGGTGCGGTCATGGTCGCGGTGGTGCGCGAGCTCGCCGTGGTCCTCGGCAGCGCGGCGGTCGCCGGCATCCTGGCGGGGTCGCTGGCGCAGTGGGTGGTGCTGCGCACGATCACCCTCGGCTACGCCGACGACCCGACGACGCCTGCGCTGGTCGCGGCCATCTCGCCGCTGCGGCTGGTGGTGCTCGCGCTCCTCGCGGCGGCGGTCTTCGGTGCCGTCGCGCTCATCAGCGCGTCGATGACGGTGCGCGGTGCGCGCGGCGCGACGCTGCGCGAGTCGGCGCGCTGA
- a CDS encoding GNAT family N-acetyltransferase, whose amino-acid sequence MPEQPRPDPSPTTLPDLPQGLTTRPLQKTDARAVHLLMAAQEMADIGEVAIEEADIVSDWARPSHDLAARSVGVLDGEELVAYAELMGVDRADTAVAPSHRGRGIGTWLALWLQDLGRRVGSPVIGMPVPQGSPGDRLLEQLGYRVRWTSWVLRLPEGATIPERELPADHVVRTARPDELRAVHDVLEDAFLEWSVREREAFEDFEAATTGRPGFEPWNLRVAVDPAGTVVGVSLVLVSDNGTTGYVDRLAVRRDQRGRGLAQALLVDSFAQARAHGTTTSELSTDSRTGALGLYERVGMVTTGIWVNRAVDLDPTTEIAR is encoded by the coding sequence ATGCCCGAGCAGCCCCGTCCCGACCCGTCGCCGACCACCCTGCCCGACCTCCCCCAGGGCCTCACCACCCGGCCCCTGCAGAAGACCGACGCCCGTGCCGTCCACCTCCTCATGGCCGCGCAGGAGATGGCCGACATCGGCGAGGTGGCGATCGAGGAGGCCGACATCGTCAGTGACTGGGCCCGCCCCAGCCACGACCTCGCCGCGCGCTCGGTGGGCGTCCTCGACGGCGAGGAGCTGGTGGCGTACGCCGAGCTGATGGGCGTCGACCGCGCCGACACCGCGGTCGCCCCGTCCCACCGCGGGCGCGGCATCGGCACCTGGCTGGCCCTCTGGCTCCAGGACCTCGGCCGCCGGGTCGGCTCGCCGGTCATCGGGATGCCCGTGCCGCAGGGATCCCCGGGCGACCGCCTCCTGGAGCAGCTCGGCTACCGGGTGCGCTGGACCAGCTGGGTGCTCAGGCTCCCCGAGGGCGCGACCATCCCCGAGCGCGAGCTGCCGGCCGACCACGTCGTACGCACGGCACGGCCCGACGAGCTGCGGGCCGTCCACGACGTGCTCGAGGACGCCTTCCTCGAGTGGTCGGTGCGCGAGCGGGAGGCCTTCGAGGACTTCGAGGCCGCGACCACCGGGCGCCCGGGGTTCGAGCCGTGGAACCTGCGTGTCGCGGTGGACCCCGCGGGCACCGTGGTCGGCGTCTCGCTCGTGCTGGTGTCCGACAACGGCACGACCGGCTACGTCGACCGCCTCGCCGTACGCCGTGACCAGCGGGGCCGCGGCCTGGCGCAGGCGCTGCTCGTGGACTCCTTCGCCCAGGCCCGCGCGCACGGCACCACGACGTCCGAGCTGAGCACCGACTCGCGCACCGGAGCGCTCGGCCTCTACGAAAGGGTGGGCATGGTGACGACCGGCATCTGGGTCAATCGCGCGGTCGACCTCGACCCCACCACGGAAATCGCACGCTGA
- a CDS encoding response regulator transcription factor — MMKERTAVVVEDDRDIGDVISSLLDQAGFDVAVARTGADALNLIRERKPDLVTLDLSLPDIDGVEVCRQIRVVSDCYVIVISARTSEVDRLIGLEVGADDYLVKPFSMRELQARVAALFRRPRTSDLVSPATAAATAQAAEAVALAVMDPATDPATGEAYPPTHPLGCDDLTLRPGAREVLVSGEEIDLTRTEFDLLAHLVRNPGVVVAREDLMRAVWATEFVPDSTHVVDVHLANLRRKLRKAASGNEWIRTIRGVGFRYDPCCP; from the coding sequence ATGATGAAGGAACGGACCGCCGTGGTCGTCGAGGACGACCGCGACATCGGTGACGTCATCTCCAGCCTCCTGGACCAGGCCGGGTTCGACGTCGCGGTCGCGCGCACCGGCGCCGATGCCCTGAACCTGATCCGCGAGCGCAAGCCCGACCTGGTCACCCTCGACCTCTCGCTGCCCGACATCGACGGCGTGGAGGTCTGCCGGCAGATCCGCGTCGTGAGCGACTGCTACGTCATCGTGATCAGCGCCCGCACCTCCGAGGTCGACCGGCTGATCGGCCTCGAGGTCGGCGCCGACGACTACCTCGTCAAGCCCTTCTCCATGCGCGAGCTGCAGGCACGCGTCGCCGCGCTCTTCCGGCGACCGCGCACCTCCGACCTCGTCTCGCCGGCGACGGCCGCGGCGACGGCCCAGGCGGCGGAGGCCGTGGCGCTCGCCGTCATGGACCCGGCGACCGACCCCGCCACCGGCGAGGCCTACCCGCCCACGCACCCCCTCGGCTGCGACGACCTGACGCTCAGGCCGGGCGCCCGCGAGGTCCTCGTCTCCGGCGAGGAGATCGACCTGACCCGCACCGAGTTCGACCTGCTGGCCCACCTGGTGCGCAACCCCGGAGTAGTCGTGGCGCGCGAGGACCTGATGCGCGCGGTGTGGGCCACCGAGTTCGTCCCGGACAGCACGCACGTCGTCGACGTGCACCTGGCCAACCTGCGCCGCAAGCTGCGCAAGGCCGCGTCCGGCAACGAGTGGATCCGCACCATCCGGGGCGTCGGCTTCCGCTACGACCCCTGCTGCCCCTGA
- a CDS encoding DEAD/DEAH box helicase, whose protein sequence is MSDDQTDAPQQTFSDLGLAPAVLKALTDVGYETPSQIQAQTIPPLLEGRHVVGLAQTGTGKTAAFALPILSQLDLSQKTPQALVLAPTRELALQVSEAFEKYAAHMKGVRVLPIYGGQGYGVQLSALRRGVHVVVGTPGRIMDHLEKGTLDLSELRFLVLDEADEMLKMGFAEDVETILADTPADKHVALFSATMPAQIRRISKKYLADPVEITVKNKTSTVSSITQRYLIVSYPQKVDALTRILEVENFEGMIVFVRTKNETETLAEKLRARGYSAMAINGDVAQVQRERTINQLKAGKLDILVATDVAARGLDVERISHVVNYDIPTDTESYVHRIGRTGRAGRTGDSIAFVTPRERHLLRAIEKATRQPLTQMQLPTVDDVNATRLSRFDDQITQALTQPERIDFFRDVVSHYVSEHDVSEVDVAAALAAVMHGEQPLLLEPEPERASRGFDERPTHGGKADRAPRESRSGAPMAAYRIEVGKRHKVEPRQIVGALANEGGLSRGDFGYISIKPDFSVVELPADLPPGTLERLESTRISGKLIEIKPDNGPFRGRPGGGHRGGSSGGGYKGKNPR, encoded by the coding sequence GTGAGTGACGACCAGACCGACGCCCCCCAGCAGACCTTCTCCGACCTCGGCCTCGCGCCCGCGGTGCTCAAGGCGCTGACGGACGTCGGCTACGAGACCCCCTCGCAGATCCAGGCTCAGACCATCCCGCCGCTGCTCGAGGGCCGCCACGTCGTCGGCCTCGCCCAGACCGGCACCGGCAAGACGGCCGCCTTCGCGCTGCCGATCCTGTCCCAGCTCGACCTCTCGCAGAAGACGCCGCAGGCCCTCGTGCTCGCGCCGACCCGCGAGCTCGCGTTGCAGGTGTCCGAGGCCTTCGAGAAGTACGCCGCTCACATGAAGGGCGTGCGCGTGCTGCCGATCTACGGCGGCCAGGGCTACGGCGTCCAGCTCTCCGCGCTGCGTCGTGGCGTGCACGTCGTCGTCGGCACGCCCGGCCGCATCATGGACCACCTCGAGAAGGGCACCCTCGACCTCTCCGAGCTCCGCTTCCTCGTCCTCGACGAGGCCGACGAGATGCTCAAGATGGGCTTCGCCGAGGACGTCGAGACGATCCTCGCCGACACCCCCGCCGACAAGCACGTGGCCCTGTTCTCCGCCACCATGCCGGCGCAGATCCGCCGCATCTCCAAGAAGTACCTCGCCGACCCGGTCGAGATCACCGTCAAGAACAAGACGTCGACGGTCTCCTCGATCACCCAGCGCTACCTGATCGTGTCCTACCCCCAGAAGGTCGACGCCCTCACGCGCATCCTCGAGGTCGAGAACTTCGAGGGCATGATCGTCTTCGTCCGGACCAAGAACGAGACCGAGACGCTGGCCGAGAAGCTGCGCGCCCGCGGCTACTCCGCGATGGCCATCAACGGTGACGTCGCCCAGGTGCAGCGCGAGCGCACGATCAACCAGCTCAAGGCCGGAAAGCTCGACATCCTCGTCGCCACCGACGTCGCCGCGCGCGGCCTCGACGTCGAGCGGATCAGCCACGTCGTCAACTACGACATCCCCACCGACACCGAGTCCTACGTCCACCGCATCGGGCGTACGGGTCGTGCCGGGCGCACCGGTGACTCGATCGCCTTCGTCACCCCGCGCGAGCGCCACCTGCTGCGCGCGATCGAGAAGGCCACCCGCCAGCCGCTCACCCAGATGCAGCTGCCCACGGTCGACGACGTCAACGCCACGCGGCTCTCGCGCTTCGACGATCAGATCACCCAGGCGCTGACGCAGCCCGAGCGCATCGACTTCTTCCGCGACGTGGTCTCCCACTACGTCAGCGAGCACGACGTGTCCGAGGTGGACGTCGCTGCCGCGCTCGCCGCGGTCATGCACGGCGAGCAGCCGCTGCTGCTCGAGCCCGAGCCCGAGCGTGCGTCGCGCGGCTTCGACGAGCGGCCGACCCATGGCGGCAAGGCCGACCGGGCGCCGCGCGAGTCCCGCAGCGGCGCGCCGATGGCGGCGTACCGCATCGAGGTCGGCAAGCGGCACAAGGTCGAGCCGCGCCAGATCGTCGGTGCGCTGGCCAACGAGGGCGGCCTGTCGCGCGGCGACTTCGGCTACATCTCGATCAAGCCGGACTTCTCCGTCGTGGAGCTCCCTGCGGACCTGCCCCCCGGCACGCTCGAGCGTCTCGAGAGCACCCGGATCTCCGGCAAGCTGATCGAGATCAAGCCTGACAACGGTCCGTTCCGCGGCCGTCCCGGCGGCGGTCACCGCGGCGGCAGCAGCGGTGGCGGCTACAAGGGCAAGAACCCCCGCTGA
- a CDS encoding ABC transporter ATP-binding protein, with amino-acid sequence MRESAATVEETRTGGLGIRCEGVVHLYKTFGGHDVVALRGVDLTIRPGERVAFLGPSGSGKSTLLALLGGIQRPSAGRIFLGEEEVSRMGERYLARIRSRQVSTMLQGATRNLLPYATARQNIAFAQLSLAGRDRDRALADVELLDRVGLVDQADQVVSTMSGGQRQRLALACAVSTAPRLLLADEPTSQLSHADRDHVLHLIHSLGDDFGTTIVVVTHQPEVAATFPRTVTMKGGRVGAEGHGGSEYAVVGEDGVLHLPGHIAAEWPPGTLVRFEDDEEGRIVVTRASSEGSQS; translated from the coding sequence GTGCGGGAGAGCGCGGCCACGGTCGAGGAGACCCGCACGGGAGGCCTCGGCATCCGCTGCGAGGGCGTCGTCCACCTCTACAAGACGTTCGGCGGGCACGACGTCGTCGCCCTGCGCGGCGTCGACCTCACCATCCGCCCCGGCGAGCGCGTGGCCTTCCTCGGCCCCAGCGGCTCGGGCAAGTCGACGCTGCTGGCGCTGCTCGGCGGCATCCAGCGCCCCAGCGCGGGCCGGATCTTCCTCGGGGAGGAAGAGGTGTCGCGGATGGGTGAGCGCTACCTCGCCCGGATCCGCTCGCGCCAGGTCTCCACGATGCTCCAGGGCGCCACCCGCAACCTGCTGCCCTACGCCACCGCCCGGCAGAACATCGCCTTCGCCCAGCTCTCCCTCGCCGGTCGCGACCGGGACCGGGCGCTGGCCGACGTCGAGCTGCTCGACCGCGTCGGCCTCGTCGACCAGGCCGACCAGGTCGTCTCCACGATGTCCGGCGGCCAGCGCCAGCGCCTGGCCCTGGCCTGCGCGGTCTCCACCGCTCCACGGCTGCTGCTCGCCGACGAGCCCACCAGCCAGCTCAGCCACGCCGACCGCGACCACGTGCTGCACCTGATCCACTCGCTCGGCGACGACTTCGGCACCACCATCGTCGTCGTCACCCACCAGCCCGAGGTCGCCGCGACCTTCCCGCGCACCGTGACGATGAAGGGTGGTCGCGTCGGGGCTGAGGGCCACGGCGGGTCGGAGTACGCCGTCGTGGGCGAGGACGGCGTGCTGCACCTGCCCGGGCACATCGCCGCCGAGTGGCCCCCCGGCACGCTCGTGCGCTTCGAGGACGACGAGGAGGGCCGGATCGTCGTGACCCGCGCCAGCAGCGAAGGCAGTCAGTCATGA
- a CDS encoding response regulator transcription factor: MVVEDDPDISSALVETLEGAGFRVTSARDGRQAVEVAAGDPPDLVTLDLTLPHMDGIEVCRRIRESSDCYIVIVSARSDEVDRLIGLEVGADDFVLKPFSPRELRARVAALFRRPRSAGTTDDAAASTALHVPSPSQPADEPSTISAGAGLVINSARREVQVDGAIVDLTRIEYDVLEYLATHLSRVCTREEMVLAIWSSALTHDHHLVDVHVANLRGKLRRHSDATWIHTIRGIGYRMDREGSQEDRRAGGGPYLVARIDSEDWARGLDF, translated from the coding sequence TTGGTCGTCGAGGACGATCCAGACATCTCGTCCGCGCTCGTCGAGACGCTCGAGGGAGCCGGCTTCCGGGTCACCTCGGCGCGCGACGGACGGCAGGCGGTGGAAGTCGCGGCAGGCGATCCACCTGACCTGGTCACGCTCGACCTGACGCTGCCGCACATGGACGGCATCGAGGTCTGCCGCCGCATCCGGGAGAGCAGCGACTGCTACATCGTGATCGTGTCCGCGCGGTCCGACGAGGTGGACAGGCTGATCGGCCTGGAGGTCGGCGCCGACGACTTCGTGCTCAAGCCGTTCTCACCGCGCGAGCTGCGGGCCCGGGTGGCGGCACTGTTCCGCCGTCCCCGATCGGCCGGGACCACCGACGACGCTGCGGCGTCCACGGCCCTCCACGTGCCGAGCCCCTCGCAGCCCGCCGACGAGCCGAGCACGATCTCGGCCGGAGCCGGCCTGGTCATCAACTCCGCGCGCCGCGAGGTGCAGGTCGACGGCGCGATCGTCGACCTGACCCGCATCGAGTACGACGTCCTGGAGTACCTCGCCACGCACCTCTCCCGGGTCTGCACCCGCGAGGAGATGGTCCTGGCGATCTGGAGCAGCGCGCTCACCCACGACCACCACCTGGTGGACGTGCACGTGGCCAACCTGCGCGGCAAGCTGCGCCGGCACTCCGACGCCACCTGGATCCACACGATCCGTGGCATCGGCTACCGGATGGACCGCGAGGGCAGCCAGGAGGACCGGCGCGCAGGCGGCGGCCCCTACCTGGTGGCCCGCATCGACTCGGAGGACTGGGCCCGGGGCCTGGACTTCTGA
- a CDS encoding ATP-binding cassette domain-containing protein: MTRDLVLEHITYVNGRTLLDDVSVTFPAGRVTALSGPSGSGKTTLLSIAGGLLEPTSGTAGLAGQEMWTGSGDPLPEVAFVLQVYGLVPILSARENVSIALRARGTAPADADEAAEAALARFGIADLGERQVEELSGGQMQRVACARGFVVGAEVLLADEPTSELDEGNRGVVLAELREEAARGAVVVVATHDPAVVEACDLHVALDEGRVVR, from the coding sequence ATGACGCGCGACCTCGTGCTCGAGCACATCACCTACGTCAACGGCCGTACGCTCCTCGACGACGTCAGCGTCACCTTCCCCGCCGGCCGGGTGACGGCCCTGTCCGGGCCCAGCGGCTCCGGCAAGACCACCCTGCTCTCCATCGCCGGCGGGCTGCTCGAGCCGACGTCCGGAACCGCCGGGCTCGCCGGGCAGGAGATGTGGACCGGCAGCGGCGACCCGCTGCCCGAGGTGGCGTTCGTGCTCCAGGTCTACGGCCTGGTGCCCATCCTCTCGGCCCGCGAGAACGTCTCCATCGCGCTGCGCGCCCGCGGCACCGCACCCGCCGACGCCGACGAGGCCGCGGAGGCCGCACTGGCCCGCTTCGGCATCGCCGACCTCGGTGAGCGCCAGGTCGAGGAGCTGTCGGGCGGGCAGATGCAGCGCGTCGCCTGCGCCCGCGGGTTCGTCGTCGGCGCCGAGGTGCTGCTGGCCGACGAGCCGACCTCGGAGCTCGACGAGGGCAACCGGGGTGTCGTGCTCGCCGAGCTGCGCGAGGAGGCCGCCCGCGGCGCCGTCGTCGTGGTGGCCACCCACGACCCCGCCGTGGTCGAGGCCTGCGACCTCCACGTCGCGCTCGACGAGGGCCGGGTCGTCCGTTGA